The sequence below is a genomic window from Archocentrus centrarchus isolate MPI-CPG fArcCen1 chromosome 18 unlocalized genomic scaffold, fArcCen1 scaffold_23_ctg1, whole genome shotgun sequence.
ATATTTACTAAGACTTTGTTACAGTTGGGTTGTAAATAGTAAACCAGTGACAGATGTTTATATAACTTCTGGTCTACTTTCTTCTGAATTGTTCTTTCCCAGCAGACAGATGACAACTGTCCCAGAGGATGACTTTGTCTATCAATCCACAGCTTGATGTTGCTCACTTCTGGACCTTCCAACCTGTGCCTCTGATGGTATGGATTTATATGGTTATTCTGGCTGAGGATGGCAGCCTTTCAGGTAAACAGCAGAAAACAACTCAGAGGATCAaatgggtattttttttaagtttgattACTGTTAATTcaaaattatttgttttataatgAATATTGACCTGTTTTCTCTGTACCTTTGCAGTGACACACTGACCAAGAAGCCTGGTTGAGATTATATCATCCAGAAATACAGCCAGACAAAAAGTTTTCTGGACTCTTGATGGCAACAGATGGTTAACATCTTCACTGCAGacataactgaaaatcatgGGTAAGGATATAATTTTATGTTGCTGTATtggtatgtatgtgtatgtgcgtgtattCTATTCCAAGAAAcaggtctggtgaaaactcAGTTACCGTGATGACAGATTCTATGAACTAAACCTGTTCACTGACAGTATCTGTTTCTTTCCcttctgctgcacctgaaccagctgacACAATTagattttatcttttaatttacGTGCTTGAAGTTAAAGTTCACAGTGGGGTGCATTACTTTGAACAAGTTTGCATCTTTGCAAActagaaatggtaaatggactagttcttatatagcgcttttctactcagatatgagcactcaaagcgcttacacaacacgttcacatttaccccatgcacacgcattcatacaagcacttccgtGATTatttaattaagctaagtgctttaatcgtctaacattcactcacattcatactccgacggaacggtcggagagcaacttggggttaagtatcttgcccaaggatacattggcatgcagcctgcagtagccaggaattgaaccactgaccttccaatcagtaggtgacctgctctacctactgagctacagccacccctaaatCCCACTTAGACATTATTTTCTTGTTATATTTAATAAgttcctaatcagatgccctggccgcctcctgggtgaggtgttccgggcatgtcccaccgggaagaggccccgtggtagacccaggacacgctggagagattatgtatctctccagcgtgtccctccggggtccctccggatgagctggaggaggtggctggggagagggaagcctgggcttctctgcttaggcttctgcccccgcgacccggccccggataagcggaagaaaatggatggatggatggatttaataAGTTGTTAATGATATAGACAGCAATCAGTGAACATTGTGGATTTATTAACCGCTGCTGACAGTGAAGTAGCTGCCAGGTTGTCAGTCTGTTCCCCTGAAACATGTACCGTACATTACTGTAGCAATCGCTGTTTGCTACAGTAATTTCACagtgccatggtgaatcctggtatcaaacTTCCCTTGATCAAGTTTGCTTTCTTTATTTGTGCAAGTGCTTAACTCAGAGTGGACATACTCAGAGGTGATTGAACAAACTGATCAGCAGCTCTCTAACTGAAAACTGAGTTGGCCACCTCAGAGTTGCTCATCTGAGCTTGTTGTTTTGTGGACCAGAGCCCTTTTTACTCATAATTTACCCCAAAAGATATATTGTTTTCTCataatttattgtaattttaatttattcccTTTCAATTCTAAATATATGGTCATTAATCTGGCATCAATTTTAAAATAGAGATTTTGTGGAAAGTGCTGGTCCCACTGTTTTTGGAGCTTTACCAACACTATGGACAAAAAGTAATGATCCCTTGTCCtctgtgacatttttgtttcatctgtCTCTACAGTAGACCCCCCCAGTTTGGAATATAAAATTGCATAGCTGGAATACTAATTTAAATTACATCTGACCAAAGACTAAGTAAGCAGTTTTCAGCACTTAAATGTATCCTGTCCTACTTTGCTCCTTtgtacaatataaaaaaataggAAATTGTAGATAATGACTAAAAGTGTACTTAGCTTCAAGTGCACTTTAACTTTTTCCCTACAACTCTGTCTTTATAGGTGCTTACACCTATGGGTTCTGCAGCATACTGCTTGATTTATTACAGACTCAGAGGATTCTGCTAGTGAACACCCACCCATCTGACCCCACATTCTTTACTTCTTAACCCCCTCTCCCAGAAACACACAACCAAGAGCTTACTCCATCTAACATGTCACATTTAGAAACACAAGTCTCCATTTCACTGGACTGGCTTTGTTTTCATAACAAACCCAGAGGCCTTCTTTCACTGCACTGACCTTGGTGACTTTTACTGCATATCTATCACAATCTGAGCATTATTAGCATGGAGGAAAGCActgttgttttcactgttttagGTACAAACCTTTTGTGTTGAACCACGAGTCATCTCAGCACACTTTACATTGTAAAGTCTGGGCCTTATCTATTCAAGACATCGTTTAGTCTCCTGTGAGCTattataaataagaaaatgttttccaaGTGCCACCgttttatgtacatatatgAATGTGCCAGTGTGAATGGGCGCATACATATCTGTCGGCATGTCCAAATGGCAGAGCACCAACTATATCCATGGATGGAGCTTATAAGCTTATATCATATGTCATTTGGTTATATAACATAccctaaaaacaaaagaaatgcatAGTTTGCTATTCCTCCCTCAACTCTGATGCAATATTTCACATAgttccccaccaccacctctttCAAAAACATACGATTCTTCTCAACCCCCCCTTTCCCTTTCTAAACATCCTTACTGTTGCTAAAGCTCCCTCCTTCTGACTcccctttccttttctctcctccctTTCTGCTTCCAGAAATATTGAGGCAGGCTGCACACACTCAGCTTCAGAGCAGCTCAGTATCAGCCGTATAGAGTGAAGACCacatacagacaaaaaaaaaagttaaaatttaGGGAGGACATTTCTGATAGGCAACAAAACCAGCCAATGTAACATTAAAAGGAAACTTTTAAGGGCAGAAGATAAAATTCTGGAGGAAATTAGGGTGAGAGATAGGCAGAGTAAAGATATAAGAccagttctaaaaaaaaaaaaaagaaaaaaaagaatggggTCTCTGGTGAacagtgctgctgcttttctaTCAACCTCCCTGCTGGTATTGCTCTTTGGATTTTCTTCAGTCCTGGCCCAGGACCTGAGAGAGACAGATGCACTATGTAATTCAGATGGCTGCTTTGTGGTCTATTTTCAACGCAAAACCTTTCTGGACTCATGGAGGGCCTGCAAAGAAAAAGGTGGCAACCTGGCCACCATCAAACAGAAGGAGGATGCAACTACTATTGCCACTCTCTTTTCCACTGTAGACCTGCGCCACTCGCGTACCAAAGTCCAAGTATGGATTGGTCTTCAGCGCCAGCCTCGCCAGTGCACTACCACACACCCATTGCGGGGTTTCTCTTGGACTACTGGTGACCAGGACACAGAGTATACCAACTGGCAAAACGAGGACTCCCCTAGCTTGTGTTCAATGCCTCGCTGTGTGGCTGTGAGTTACAGCACTCAAGTGCAGGATGATAACTTTAAATGGCTAGATGGTGCTTGTGTAGTTTCTGTAGATGGGTATCTTTGCCATTATGCCTACAAAGGAATGTGTCCTGCCCTGTGGAGTGAGGGAGAAGGCAATGTTAACTACACCACACCATTTAACCTTCTGAGTACACTGCTAACCTCTGTACCCTTTGGATCTGTTGCTACTGTACTCTGTCCTACAGGCACCAAAGAGGAACAGACAGTTGTGTGTATGCTGAGGGAAGATGGCTCAGTGGGGTGGTCAAGAGAATCTCCCCTTTGTTCTCATTTCTCCAACCTGTGTGAACAAGATAATGGTGGATGTGAGCATTTCTGTATCTCAGCTGGTGGTCATGTCTTCTGTAAATGTGCTGATGGGTATCAACTTGGTGAGAATGGGCAGAGCTGTCACCTGTCTGTACTTTGTCAAGGTGCCTCCTGTGAATTTGAATGCCTGCCCCTCTCAGATGGCTATCGTTGTGCTTGTCTTGATGGATACACGCTTGCACCAGATGAGCGCACCTGCCTTGATGTAGATGAATGCCTCCAAAGTCCTTGCGAGCAGATATGTGAGAATTATGAAGGTGGGTTTGAGTGCTATTGTAGGAAAGGTTTTGAACTCATGTCTGATCACTCCTCATGTCAGAAGATAGAGGAAGGAGACACTATCACTCCTCCTTTGCCTTGGATCACTCGCCAGGCTGGACCTGCATGGGACTATGACTGGAACTCAGAGCAGCGCCACACTGGCTGGCCTACACAGGAGGAGCAATCTCTGGACTGGCTAACAGATCCACCCAGAGTTTTAAATTCTGGTGTAATTTGGCTCACCAGTATCCCACAAGAGGAATTGTCTTATGATTCAGCACTGGAGCCCTTGACACAGGATACTGCCAAAGATGAAGAAGATATAGGCAGAGTTGATTGGTCGGAGGGGGATCAGAGATCTCAGTCTGAGCTGAATGTTTTCTCATCAACTACCTACACCACTCTTCATCCCTTCAGCTCTACCACTATCACAGACTGGTACAAGAAAGATGAGGAAGCAGCTACTACAGCTCCTCCTTTGTATTCCACCTCAACTATCTCAGAGGGAGCTTTGAATTGGTGGACAGATCTCACCACACTGAGCCAAAGTCCAGGAAAACCACATCATTCTTTTACAGACGATAACATGCCTAGAGATTCAAGCTACCACAAAGAGTCAGAAGGGGAAAAACAGAGGAATCTCCTCAGGGAAAACATTCAGTTCAAAGAGGAGGAGttaaacaaagaggaaaaggacTTTGTAGAAATTACCCACAGTCAAAACCTGGCTGTTCCCACCAAATTTACGTCTTCCCAGCCACACCTAATTGAGGAAGGGAAGAGTGACGACAGCTTGGATTCTGCCACAAAAGACGGGCGACAGAAACAGGGGAGCATTTGGCTCATAGTGGGGCTCTTCATTCCCA
It includes:
- the LOC115775022 gene encoding endosialin-like, with translation MGSLVNSAAAFLSTSLLVLLFGFSSVLAQDLRETDALCNSDGCFVVYFQRKTFLDSWRACKEKGGNLATIKQKEDATTIATLFSTVDLRHSRTKVQVWIGLQRQPRQCTTTHPLRGFSWTTGDQDTEYTNWQNEDSPSLCSMPRCVAVSYSTQVQDDNFKWLDGACVVSVDGYLCHYAYKGMCPALWSEGEGNVNYTTPFNLLSTLLTSVPFGSVATVLCPTGTKEEQTVVCMLREDGSVGWSRESPLCSHFSNLCEQDNGGCEHFCISAGGHVFCKCADGYQLGENGQSCHLSVLCQGASCEFECLPLSDGYRCACLDGYTLAPDERTCLDVDECLQSPCEQICENYEGGFECYCRKGFELMSDHSSCQKIEEGDTITPPLPWITRQAGPAWDYDWNSEQRHTGWPTQEEQSLDWLTDPPRVLNSGVIWLTSIPQEELSYDSALEPLTQDTAKDEEDIGRVDWSEGDQRSQSELNVFSSTTYTTLHPFSSTTITDWYKKDEEAATTAPPLYSTSTISEGALNWWTDLTTLSQSPGKPHHSFTDDNMPRDSSYHKESEGEKQRNLLRENIQFKEEELNKEEKDFVEITHSQNLAVPTKFTSSQPHLIEEGKSDDSLDSATKDGRQKQGSIWLIVGLFIPICIFIVVMLALGIAYCNRCAVKSHNKDATDCYHWISGAHDKQGDSNPSAGTQTHV